In Rahnella sikkimica, the following are encoded in one genomic region:
- the dnaB gene encoding replicative DNA helicase produces MAAKKPTNQQNETRDRQMEGLKLPPHSLEAEQSVLGGLMLDNERWDNVAERVVSNDFFSRPHRLIFTEMQRLLEMSKPIDLITLSESLEQKGDLDSVGGFAYLAELSKNTPSAANIGAYADIVRERAVVREMISVANEIADAGYDPQGRSSEDLLDLAESRVFQIAESRASKDEGPKSIDRILESTVSRIEELFQRPHDGVTGVSTGYADLDKKTAGLQKSDLIIVAARPSMGKTTFAMNLAENAAMMQDKPVLIFSLEMPGDQIMMRMLASLSRVDQTKIRTGQLDDEDWARISSTMGILLEKRNMYIDDSSGLTPTEVRSRARRIFREHGGLSLIMIDYLQLMRVPALSDNRTLEIAEISRSLKALAKELQVPVVALSQLNRSLEQRADKRPVNSDLRESGSIEQDADLIMFIYRDEVYHDNSEEKGIAQIILGKQRNGPIGTVRLTFNGQWSRFDNYGGPQYDED; encoded by the coding sequence ATGGCAGCAAAAAAACCGACCAATCAACAGAACGAAACCCGCGATCGTCAGATGGAAGGCCTGAAGCTTCCGCCGCATTCGCTGGAGGCTGAGCAATCCGTTCTGGGCGGGCTGATGCTGGACAACGAACGCTGGGATAACGTCGCGGAGCGCGTGGTCAGCAATGACTTCTTCAGCCGTCCGCATCGCCTGATTTTCACCGAAATGCAGCGTTTGCTGGAAATGAGCAAACCGATCGACCTGATTACGCTGTCCGAATCGCTCGAACAGAAAGGCGATTTAGACTCGGTCGGCGGTTTCGCCTATCTGGCAGAACTCTCTAAAAATACCCCAAGTGCGGCAAACATCGGTGCTTATGCCGATATCGTGCGCGAACGTGCTGTCGTGCGCGAAATGATTTCTGTCGCCAACGAAATTGCCGATGCCGGTTATGATCCGCAAGGGCGCAGCAGTGAAGACCTGCTCGATTTAGCCGAATCCCGCGTATTCCAGATTGCCGAAAGCCGCGCCAGTAAAGACGAAGGCCCGAAAAGCATCGACCGCATTCTGGAAAGCACGGTGTCCCGTATCGAAGAACTGTTCCAGCGCCCGCACGACGGCGTGACGGGCGTGTCGACCGGTTATGCGGATCTCGATAAGAAAACCGCCGGTCTGCAAAAATCTGACCTGATTATCGTGGCAGCGCGTCCGTCGATGGGTAAAACCACGTTTGCGATGAACCTCGCCGAAAACGCCGCGATGATGCAGGATAAACCGGTCTTAATCTTCAGCCTGGAGATGCCCGGCGACCAGATCATGATGCGTATGCTGGCGTCGCTTTCCCGCGTCGACCAGACCAAAATCCGTACCGGCCAGCTCGACGATGAAGACTGGGCGCGCATTTCCAGCACCATGGGGATTTTGCTCGAAAAACGTAACATGTATATCGATGATTCCTCCGGCCTGACGCCAACCGAAGTCCGTTCCCGCGCACGCCGTATTTTCCGCGAGCACGGCGGTCTGAGCCTGATCATGATCGACTACTTACAGCTGATGCGTGTTCCGGCGCTGTCCGATAACCGTACGCTGGAAATCGCCGAAATCTCCCGCTCGCTTAAAGCGCTGGCGAAAGAATTGCAGGTACCGGTGGTGGCGCTGTCGCAGCTTAACCGAAGCCTGGAGCAACGCGCCGACAAACGTCCGGTCAACTCCGACTTGCGTGAATCCGGCTCCATCGAGCAGGACGCCGACTTAATCATGTTCATCTATCGTGACGAGGTTTATCACGATAACAGTGAAGAAAAAGGCATCGCGCAAATCATCCTCGGTAAGCAACGTAACGGCCCGATCGGCACCGTCCGCCTGACGTTTAACGGGCAGTGGTCGCGGTTTGATAACTATGGCGGCCCGCAATACGACGAAGACTAA
- a CDS encoding quinone oxidoreductase: MAKRIQFSETGTPDVLQYVDYQPQEPQAGEVQVENKAIGINYIDTYVRSGLYPPASFPAGLGTEAAGVVIKIGSDVTGIKPGDRVVYAQSALGAYSEIHNVPQEKIALLPDAISFEQAAASFLKGLTVYYLLRQTHEVQAGETILFHAAAGGVGLIASQWAKALGVKLIGTVGSDEKAARAKEAGAWATINYQKEDIATRVAELTNGEKVGVVYDSVGKDTFEKSLNSLKRRGLLVSFGNASGPVKGVDLAILNQKGSLFVTRPSLNGYVTNREELAKASGELFSLIASGAIKVDVSDAQKFPLSEAKRAHETLESRITQGSSLLIPGK, encoded by the coding sequence ATGGCAAAGCGCATCCAGTTTTCTGAAACAGGTACACCTGACGTTCTGCAATACGTTGATTATCAGCCACAAGAACCACAGGCCGGTGAAGTTCAGGTTGAGAACAAAGCCATTGGTATTAACTACATCGATACCTATGTGCGCAGCGGTTTGTATCCGCCAGCCAGTTTCCCGGCCGGTTTAGGCACCGAAGCCGCGGGCGTTGTCATCAAAATTGGCAGCGACGTGACCGGCATCAAACCGGGTGACCGTGTGGTGTATGCGCAATCCGCGCTCGGCGCTTACAGTGAAATTCACAATGTGCCGCAGGAAAAAATCGCCCTGCTGCCCGATGCCATCAGCTTTGAACAGGCGGCGGCGTCGTTCCTGAAAGGGCTGACGGTCTACTATTTGCTGCGCCAGACGCATGAAGTGCAGGCGGGCGAAACCATTTTGTTCCACGCTGCCGCAGGCGGTGTCGGGCTGATTGCCAGCCAGTGGGCAAAAGCGCTGGGCGTGAAGTTGATCGGGACTGTCGGTTCCGATGAAAAAGCCGCACGTGCCAAAGAAGCCGGTGCCTGGGCGACGATTAACTATCAGAAAGAAGATATCGCCACCCGCGTGGCCGAACTGACGAACGGCGAGAAAGTCGGCGTGGTTTACGATTCGGTCGGCAAAGATACGTTTGAAAAATCGCTGAACAGCCTGAAACGCCGGGGTTTGCTGGTCAGCTTTGGTAATGCGTCAGGGCCGGTAAAAGGCGTGGATCTGGCGATCCTCAATCAGAAAGGTTCGTTGTTCGTCACACGCCCTTCGCTCAATGGCTACGTGACCAATCGTGAAGAACTGGCGAAAGCCAGCGGCGAACTGTTTTCACTGATTGCCAGCGGCGCGATTAAAGTGGACGTCAGCGACGCGCAGAAATTCCCGCTTTCCGAAGCAAAACGCGCCCACGAAACGCTGGAAAGCCGCATCACGCAAGGCTCAAGCCTGCTCATTCCAGGCAAGTAA
- the pspG gene encoding envelope stress response protein PspG, whose translation MLEILFVLGFFFMLMLTGISLLGMVAALIVAFGLMMLGGFFVIVIKMLPWLVLAVAAVWIYRTFISPDEPKYRRRRLP comes from the coding sequence ATGCTGGAAATTCTCTTCGTGCTTGGTTTTTTCTTTATGCTGATGCTGACCGGCATTTCCCTGCTGGGTATGGTGGCGGCGCTCATTGTGGCATTTGGTCTGATGATGTTGGGCGGCTTCTTTGTGATTGTTATTAAAATGTTGCCGTGGCTGGTTTTGGCCGTTGCCGCCGTCTGGATTTACCGGACATTTATCAGTCCTGACGAGCCTAAATATCGTCGCCGCCGCTTGCCATAA
- the zur gene encoding zinc uptake transcriptional repressor Zur yields MTLNNPEKLLSQAEELCQQRNVRLTPQRLEVLRLMAQQPGAISAYDLLDLLRVSEPQAKPPTVYRALDFLLEQGFIHRVESANSYVLCHHFEEPSHTSALFICDRCGLVTEKTTDGIEERLAKLAVESGFELRHSVVEAHGLCAECKVVETCDSHDHCEHDHSIVVKKR; encoded by the coding sequence ATGACCCTGAATAATCCGGAAAAATTACTTTCACAAGCTGAAGAACTTTGCCAGCAGCGCAATGTTCGTCTTACGCCACAGCGGCTGGAAGTTTTGCGACTGATGGCGCAACAACCCGGTGCGATCAGCGCCTATGATTTGCTGGATTTACTGCGCGTCAGCGAACCGCAGGCCAAGCCGCCAACGGTTTACCGTGCGCTGGATTTCCTGCTGGAACAAGGGTTTATTCATCGGGTTGAATCGGCTAACAGCTATGTACTTTGCCATCATTTCGAAGAGCCGAGCCACACATCCGCATTGTTTATCTGCGACCGCTGCGGGCTGGTGACGGAGAAAACCACTGACGGCATCGAAGAACGTCTGGCGAAACTGGCGGTAGAATCGGGGTTTGAGCTGCGTCATTCAGTTGTTGAAGCGCATGGCTTATGTGCGGAATGCAAAGTCGTGGAAACCTGCGACAGCCACGACCATTGCGAACATGACCACAGCATTGTGGTGAAAAAACGCTGA
- a CDS encoding transporter substrate-binding domain-containing protein, with product MKKILYPLAFLAVIPALVHADATSSRLERVLQKGSLNVCTTGDYKPYTFLKEDGQYEGIDIAMAESLAASLGVKPTWVPVTWKSLPDEMNAGHCDIAMGGISVTLKRQQKAWFANVLDQDGKIPLVRCEDVRKYQTVEQLNTASVRLIEPAGGTNEAFVHSHLPKGTLTLSDNVTIFQKLVDKKADVMITDASEALYQQKRYPKLCAVNPKKPLQYGEKAYMLPRDDISWKMYVDQWLHLSKATGEYQQIVSQWLAVKK from the coding sequence ATGAAAAAAATCCTCTACCCTCTGGCATTCCTCGCCGTAATACCCGCGCTGGTGCATGCCGATGCCACGTCTTCCCGTCTTGAACGTGTATTACAAAAAGGCTCACTGAACGTCTGTACCACCGGTGATTACAAACCGTACACCTTTTTGAAGGAAGACGGCCAATATGAAGGGATTGATATCGCGATGGCGGAATCACTGGCGGCCAGTCTGGGCGTGAAGCCGACCTGGGTACCGGTCACCTGGAAATCCCTGCCGGATGAAATGAACGCCGGGCATTGTGATATCGCGATGGGCGGTATTTCCGTCACACTGAAACGCCAGCAAAAAGCGTGGTTCGCCAATGTGCTGGATCAGGACGGGAAAATACCGCTGGTGCGTTGCGAAGATGTGCGGAAATACCAGACCGTTGAGCAGCTGAATACGGCCTCCGTGCGCCTGATTGAACCGGCGGGCGGTACCAATGAAGCGTTCGTTCACAGCCATCTGCCAAAAGGCACGCTGACGCTGAGCGATAACGTGACGATTTTCCAGAAGCTGGTGGATAAGAAAGCCGACGTGATGATTACCGATGCGTCCGAAGCGCTGTATCAGCAGAAACGCTATCCGAAACTGTGTGCGGTGAACCCGAAGAAGCCGCTGCAATATGGCGAGAAAGCCTACATGCTGCCGCGTGATGATATTAGCTGGAAGATGTATGTCGACCAGTGGCTTCACCTGAGTAAAGCCACCGGCGAGTATCAGCAAATTGTCAGCCAGTGGCTGGCAGTGAAGAAGTAA
- the alr gene encoding alanine racemase: MKAATAVIDRRALRHNLQRVRHLAPQSRLVAVVKANAYGHGLLETVHSLQDADYYGVSRLSEALSLRKSGIVKPILLLEGFFSPDELPLLVEHQLDTAVHSIEQLDALENAQLARPLNVWLKIDTGMHRLGVHPAQAEAFYQRLSACKNVVQPVNMMSHFCRADEPESDATPKQMACFTAFAAGKPGHKSIAASGGILLWPQSHMSLVRPGIILYGVSPLETGDASDFGLQPAMTLTSSLIAVREHFAGEPVGYGSTWTSDRDTRLGVVAMGYGDGYPRSAPGGTPVQVNARIVPLVGRVSMDMITVDLGPDATDKVGDEVIFWGQSLPVERVAQATGISAYELVTQLSERVCRQYIGD, translated from the coding sequence ATGAAAGCGGCTACGGCTGTCATTGATCGCCGCGCTCTGCGACACAATCTGCAACGGGTGCGTCATCTGGCACCACAAAGCCGTCTCGTTGCGGTCGTGAAAGCAAACGCTTACGGGCACGGTTTATTGGAAACTGTGCACAGCTTGCAGGATGCCGATTATTACGGCGTGTCCCGGCTCAGCGAGGCGTTATCGCTGCGCAAATCCGGCATCGTTAAACCCATTCTCCTGCTCGAAGGTTTCTTCTCCCCGGATGAATTGCCGCTGCTGGTAGAACATCAGCTGGATACCGCCGTTCACAGCATCGAACAGCTCGACGCGCTGGAAAACGCGCAGCTGGCGCGCCCGCTGAATGTCTGGCTGAAAATCGACACCGGTATGCACCGTTTAGGCGTGCATCCGGCGCAGGCTGAGGCGTTTTATCAGCGCCTGAGCGCCTGCAAAAATGTCGTTCAGCCGGTCAACATGATGAGTCATTTCTGCCGTGCCGATGAGCCTGAAAGCGATGCCACGCCGAAGCAAATGGCCTGTTTTACTGCGTTTGCCGCCGGGAAGCCGGGACACAAATCGATTGCTGCTTCCGGCGGGATCCTGCTCTGGCCGCAGTCGCACATGAGTCTGGTGCGTCCGGGGATTATCCTTTACGGCGTATCGCCGCTGGAAACCGGGGACGCCAGTGATTTTGGCCTGCAACCGGCGATGACGCTGACCTCAAGCCTGATTGCGGTACGTGAGCATTTCGCCGGTGAACCGGTCGGTTACGGCAGCACCTGGACCAGCGACCGCGACACCCGTCTGGGCGTGGTGGCGATGGGGTATGGCGACGGTTATCCGCGCAGCGCGCCGGGCGGAACGCCGGTGCAGGTCAATGCCCGTATCGTACCGCTGGTCGGACGCGTTTCGATGGACATGATCACGGTGGATTTAGGGCCGGACGCGACGGATAAAGTCGGTGATGAAGTCATCTTCTGGGGACAAAGTCTGCCGGTTGAACGCGTTGCACAGGCAACCGGCATCAGTGCGTATGAACTGGTTACGCAGCTCAGCGAAAGGGTCTGCCGCCAGTATATTGGCGACTGA
- a CDS encoding diacylglycerol kinase encodes MANQVTGFTRIYKAAGYSWKGLKAAWQNEAAFRQEASVAIPLILLSFWLDVSSIERILLIGSVVLVCVTELLNSAIESAIDRIGPEFHVLSGRAKDIGSAAVLLTIILAIFVWVSTFWPRWF; translated from the coding sequence ATGGCGAACCAAGTCACCGGATTTACCCGCATCTATAAAGCCGCAGGCTATTCCTGGAAAGGTCTGAAGGCCGCATGGCAAAATGAAGCTGCTTTCCGGCAGGAAGCCAGCGTTGCTATCCCGCTCATTTTATTATCTTTCTGGCTGGATGTGAGCAGTATAGAACGCATCCTGCTGATCGGCTCCGTTGTGCTGGTATGTGTGACCGAACTGCTTAACAGCGCCATAGAATCGGCGATTGACCGTATCGGGCCGGAGTTTCACGTCCTGTCAGGACGTGCAAAAGATATTGGCTCCGCCGCCGTACTTCTGACCATCATATTGGCGATTTTTGTCTGGGTCAGCACCTTTTGGCCGCGATGGTTCTGA
- the dusA gene encoding tRNA dihydrouridine(20/20a) synthase DusA, which translates to MSETQHAMPQNAMSPTQPFSAQRFSVAPMLDWTDRHCRHFHRLMTGQTLLYTEMVTTGAIIHGKGDYLGFGDAEHPVALQLGGSNPADLAHCAKLAEERGYDEINLNVGCPSDRVQNGMFGACLMGQASLVADCIKAMRDVVSIPVTVKTRIGIDDQDSYEFLCDFIRQVSENGGCDTFIIHARKAWLSGLSPKENREIPPLDYPRVYQLKRDFSHLTMGINGGIKTLEEAKTHLQHMDGVMVGREAYQNPGMLLNVDQALFGSQAPVKTGPEIIRALYPYIETELSKGTYLGHITRHILGLFQGVPGARQFRRHLSENAHKAGAGIDVVEQALSMVSQPQEAPVQA; encoded by the coding sequence ATGTCAGAAACTCAACACGCAATGCCCCAAAACGCCATGTCCCCAACCCAGCCATTTTCCGCTCAGCGTTTTTCCGTTGCGCCGATGCTCGACTGGACCGACCGTCACTGTCGCCATTTCCACCGCCTGATGACCGGCCAGACGTTGCTGTACACCGAAATGGTCACTACCGGCGCGATCATTCATGGCAAAGGCGATTATCTGGGCTTTGGCGATGCTGAACATCCGGTTGCTTTGCAACTCGGTGGCAGTAATCCGGCCGATCTGGCGCACTGCGCGAAGCTGGCGGAAGAACGCGGCTATGACGAGATTAACCTGAACGTCGGTTGCCCGTCGGATCGCGTGCAGAACGGTATGTTCGGTGCCTGTCTGATGGGTCAGGCGTCGCTGGTGGCGGATTGCATTAAAGCGATGCGAGATGTGGTGTCGATTCCGGTGACCGTCAAAACCCGTATCGGGATTGACGATCAGGACAGCTATGAATTCCTCTGCGATTTCATCCGTCAGGTCTCTGAAAACGGCGGCTGCGATACGTTTATCATTCATGCCCGCAAAGCCTGGCTTTCCGGTCTGAGCCCGAAAGAAAACCGTGAAATTCCGCCGCTGGATTACCCGCGTGTTTATCAGCTTAAGCGTGATTTCTCTCATCTGACGATGGGGATTAACGGCGGCATTAAAACGCTGGAAGAAGCCAAAACGCATCTGCAACACATGGATGGCGTGATGGTGGGGCGCGAAGCCTATCAGAATCCGGGCATGTTGCTGAACGTCGATCAGGCACTGTTCGGCTCTCAGGCGCCGGTGAAAACCGGGCCAGAGATCATCCGCGCGCTGTATCCGTACATCGAAACCGAGCTGAGCAAAGGCACTTATCTGGGTCACATTACCCGCCATATTCTGGGGTTGTTCCAGGGCGTGCCGGGCGCGCGTCAGTTCCGCCGTCATCTCAGCGAAAACGCCCATAAAGCGGGCGCGGGCATTGACGTGGTTGAGCAGGCGCTCTCGATGGTCAGCCAGCCGCAGGAAGCGCCGGTTCAGGCGTAA
- a CDS encoding MmcQ/YjbR family DNA-binding protein, with product MTSSELLDYCLGKPGAEQSTENQSGADQIKVGGVMFAMFCDCQGFEAVSLKTSLEMAGKLRAEHTCILPGENLNKAHWNTVVLDGSLPDSQFYSLIDSSYKMVVSALPENTRHEFGV from the coding sequence ATGACCAGTTCGGAATTGCTCGACTACTGCCTGGGAAAACCCGGAGCAGAGCAAAGTACGGAGAATCAGTCCGGTGCGGATCAGATCAAAGTGGGCGGCGTGATGTTCGCGATGTTCTGCGATTGTCAGGGATTTGAAGCCGTTTCGCTAAAAACCAGCCTCGAAATGGCCGGAAAGCTGCGCGCAGAACATACCTGTATTCTTCCCGGCGAGAACCTCAACAAAGCGCACTGGAATACCGTCGTGCTTGATGGCAGTTTGCCGGATTCACAGTTTTATTCCCTGATCGACAGTTCCTACAAAATGGTCGTTTCCGCGTTGCCGGAAAACACCCGTCACGAATTTGGCGTCTGA
- a CDS encoding CsbD family protein translates to MNKDQADGNWKQLKGKVKEQWGKLTDDDLTVVEGKRDQLVGKIQERYGYQKDQAEKELKEWESKNKHHW, encoded by the coding sequence ATGAATAAGGACCAAGCCGACGGTAACTGGAAGCAGTTGAAAGGCAAAGTGAAAGAACAGTGGGGCAAACTGACTGACGACGACCTGACAGTGGTTGAAGGTAAACGTGATCAGCTGGTGGGTAAGATTCAGGAGCGTTATGGCTATCAGAAGGATCAGGCCGAGAAAGAGCTCAAGGAATGGGAATCGAAAAACAAACATCACTGGTAA
- a CDS encoding YitT family protein: MASLDNIKPTAEQPHRGHTLVEDALAIIIGTLMVSFGVVMLRQVGALTGGTAGMAFLAHYISHVSFGTAFFIINLPFYYLSIRRMGWQFTLKTFTAVALVSVFSDLHPLFVHFDHLQPFYATLFANVIMGIGFIVLFRHKASLGGVNILALFLQDKYGIRAGKLQMGVDCCIVLASLFVVSVEMLIASILGAVIVNLIIAMNHRPGRYSV, from the coding sequence ATGGCAAGTTTAGACAATATTAAGCCCACCGCTGAACAACCACACCGTGGGCATACGCTGGTTGAAGATGCGCTGGCGATTATCATTGGCACGCTGATGGTGTCATTTGGCGTGGTGATGCTGCGTCAGGTCGGCGCACTGACCGGCGGCACGGCGGGGATGGCGTTTCTGGCGCATTATATTTCGCACGTCTCATTCGGTACGGCCTTCTTTATTATCAATTTACCGTTCTATTATTTATCCATACGCCGCATGGGCTGGCAGTTCACGCTGAAAACCTTCACGGCGGTGGCGCTGGTCTCGGTGTTCTCAGATTTGCATCCGCTGTTCGTTCACTTCGACCATCTCCAGCCTTTCTACGCCACGCTGTTTGCCAACGTCATCATGGGGATTGGTTTTATCGTTCTGTTTCGCCATAAAGCCAGCCTCGGCGGCGTGAATATTCTGGCGCTGTTCCTTCAGGATAAATACGGCATCCGCGCCGGTAAACTCCAGATGGGCGTTGACTGCTGCATCGTGCTGGCGTCGCTGTTTGTGGTCAGTGTTGAAATGCTGATCGCCTCCATTCTGGGCGCGGTGATCGTCAATCTGATTATTGCCATGAACCATCGTCCGGGGCGTTACAGCGTCTGA
- a CDS encoding Lrp/AsnC family transcriptional regulator, which translates to MYSVDDYDLKILTLLQTNGRLTNQELSDLVGLSASQCSRRRIGLEQAQLILGYHARLAPEALGLGMIGLIEVRLINHLPAQVDAFHSMLGEVDAIIDAYKTTGDADYLLKVAVKDLAGLSTLISQILSVHKSVAHVKTSVVLNRLKENGLLTLV; encoded by the coding sequence ATGTACAGCGTTGATGATTACGACCTGAAAATTCTGACCTTATTACAAACCAACGGAAGACTGACCAATCAGGAATTAAGCGATCTGGTCGGATTGTCGGCATCACAATGCTCACGCCGCCGGATTGGTCTGGAACAGGCGCAGTTAATCCTTGGCTATCATGCGCGTCTGGCACCGGAAGCGCTCGGCCTGGGCATGATTGGTTTGATTGAAGTCAGACTTATCAACCATTTACCTGCGCAGGTTGACGCTTTCCACAGTATGCTTGGTGAAGTCGATGCCATTATTGACGCCTACAAAACCACCGGCGATGCGGACTACTTACTGAAAGTCGCAGTAAAGGATTTAGCCGGTTTGAGCACATTGATCAGCCAAATCCTCTCTGTACACAAAAGCGTGGCGCATGTGAAAACATCGGTTGTGCTTAACCGCTTAAAAGAAAACGGTCTTTTAACCTTAGTCTGA
- the lexA gene encoding transcriptional repressor LexA, translated as MKALTTRQQEVYDLIRDHISTTGMPPTRAEIASRLGFRSPNAAEEHLKALARKGVIEIVSGASRGIRLLMEEEEGLPLIGRVAAGEPLLAQQHIEGHYQVDPAMFKPSADFLLRVSGMSMRDIGILDGDLLAVHKTQDVRNGQVVVARIDDEVTVKRLKKQGSIVQLLPENSEFQPIVVDLREQNFSIEGLAVGVIRNGDWI; from the coding sequence ATGAAAGCTTTAACGACCAGACAACAAGAGGTCTACGACCTTATTCGCGATCATATCTCCACCACCGGTATGCCACCGACCCGCGCAGAGATTGCATCTCGTCTGGGGTTCCGTTCCCCGAACGCGGCGGAAGAACACCTGAAAGCGCTGGCGCGTAAAGGCGTTATCGAGATCGTTTCCGGTGCGTCGCGCGGTATTCGTCTGCTGATGGAAGAAGAAGAAGGTTTACCGCTGATTGGCCGCGTTGCTGCCGGTGAACCGCTGCTGGCTCAGCAGCACATCGAAGGCCATTACCAGGTCGATCCGGCCATGTTTAAACCGAGTGCGGATTTCCTGCTGCGCGTTAGCGGTATGTCGATGCGTGATATCGGTATTCTGGATGGCGATCTGCTGGCAGTACACAAAACGCAGGATGTCCGAAATGGTCAGGTTGTCGTTGCGCGTATTGATGATGAAGTCACGGTTAAACGCTTGAAGAAACAGGGTAGCATCGTTCAGTTGCTGCCTGAAAACAGCGAATTCCAACCGATTGTGGTTGATTTGCGCGAACAGAATTTCAGCATTGAAGGTCTTGCAGTGGGCGTTATCCGTAACGGCGACTGGATCTAA
- a CDS encoding amino acid aminotransferase, which translates to MFQHVDAYAGDPILSLMESFKTDPRQDKVNLSIGLYYDEQGIIPQLAAVENAEQQLNAGPQAASVYLPMEGLPAYRAGIQELLFGAEHPALKQQRIATIQTVGGSGALKVGADFLKFYFPNSEVYVSDPTWENHVAIFGGAGFKVHTYPYFDPETLGVNFEAMTDRLKTLPAKSIVLLHPCCHNPTGSDLTPAQWDQVIEITKQRELIPFLDIAYQGFGAGIDEDAYAIRAMASAGVNCFVSNSFSKIFSLYGERVGGLSVVCEDSDAAGRVLGQLKATVRRNYSSPPNFGAKVVAKVLSDSALNAQWKAEVEKMRTRILEMRHTLVDSLKTALPGRNFDYLLQQRGMFSYTGFSEDQVVRLREEFGVYLILSGRVCMAGLNHHNVKQVAEAFAAVQ; encoded by the coding sequence GTGTTCCAACATGTTGATGCCTATGCCGGTGACCCGATTTTGTCGCTGATGGAAAGCTTTAAGACCGATCCAAGACAAGACAAAGTGAACCTGAGCATCGGTCTCTATTACGACGAGCAGGGTATTATCCCGCAACTGGCTGCGGTGGAAAACGCAGAGCAGCAACTGAACGCCGGGCCACAGGCCGCATCAGTGTATCTGCCGATGGAAGGCCTGCCAGCATACCGCGCGGGCATTCAGGAACTGTTGTTTGGCGCGGAACATCCGGCGCTGAAACAACAGCGTATCGCCACCATTCAGACCGTCGGCGGTTCCGGCGCGCTGAAAGTGGGCGCTGACTTCCTGAAGTTCTATTTCCCGAATTCTGAAGTTTACGTGAGCGACCCGACCTGGGAAAACCACGTGGCAATTTTTGGTGGCGCGGGCTTCAAGGTGCACACCTATCCGTATTTTGACCCTGAAACGCTGGGCGTAAACTTTGAGGCGATGACTGACCGCCTGAAAACCCTGCCAGCGAAAAGCATCGTGCTGCTGCATCCGTGCTGTCACAACCCGACGGGTTCTGACCTGACGCCAGCCCAGTGGGATCAGGTGATCGAAATTACCAAACAGCGCGAGCTGATCCCGTTCCTCGACATCGCTTATCAGGGCTTTGGCGCAGGCATTGATGAAGATGCTTACGCGATCCGCGCGATGGCGTCTGCCGGTGTGAACTGTTTCGTCAGCAACTCCTTCTCGAAGATCTTCTCCCTGTACGGTGAGCGCGTCGGCGGGTTGTCCGTGGTATGTGAAGACAGCGACGCCGCGGGTCGCGTACTGGGCCAGCTGAAAGCCACCGTGCGCCGCAACTACTCCAGCCCGCCGAATTTCGGTGCGAAAGTGGTGGCGAAAGTCCTGAGCGACAGCGCGCTGAACGCGCAGTGGAAAGCCGAAGTAGAGAAAATGCGCACGCGTATTCTCGAAATGCGCCACACGCTGGTCGACAGCCTGAAAACCGCGTTGCCGGGTCGTAATTTTGATTACCTGCTGCAACAGCGCGGCATGTTCAGCTACACCGGGTTCAGCGAAGACCAGGTTGTCCGTCTGCGTGAAGAATTCGGCGTTTACCTGATCCTCAGCGGCCGCGTGTGTATGGCAGGTCTGAATCACCATAACGTGAAACAGGTCGCCGAAGCCTTCGCAGCGGTGCAATAA